A genomic segment from Halomonas sp. TA22 encodes:
- a CDS encoding cbb3-type cytochrome c oxidase subunit 3: MDTGTFRGIIAFLVLVSFLGITWWAYSRRRKTDFEEAANLPFAEDDELLPHNNRAQKGEPDTRPTDSRQDKGDRNT; this comes from the coding sequence ATGGATACCGGAACGTTTCGCGGCATCATCGCATTCCTGGTGCTGGTCTCCTTTCTCGGGATCACCTGGTGGGCCTACTCCAGGCGTCGTAAGACGGATTTCGAGGAGGCTGCCAATCTGCCCTTCGCTGAAGATGACGAGCTGCTGCCCCATAACAACCGTGCCCAGAAAGGCGAGCCTGACACTCGCCCGACAGATTCCCGCCAAGACAAGGGAGACAGGAACACATGA
- a CDS encoding methylated-DNA--[protein]-cysteine S-methyltransferase, with protein sequence MTTTFQQLTGPYLDFFRPPSQSPIGLIRLRANQQGVTEIAFLDSDAEDEIPHPNALTQQGMEQLAEYFEGRRQSFALPLAPVGTPFQRCVWEQLSRIPYGTTCSYTEIATRIGRLKAQRAVGAANGRNPLAIVVPCHRVIGGNGRLTGYAGGLPRKEWLLRHEQAHREFALIAADA encoded by the coding sequence ATGACGACTACCTTTCAACAGCTGACCGGCCCCTATCTCGATTTCTTCCGGCCTCCCAGCCAATCGCCTATCGGCCTGATTCGCCTTCGGGCCAACCAGCAGGGAGTGACCGAAATCGCCTTTCTCGACAGCGATGCCGAGGATGAAATCCCCCATCCCAATGCGCTGACGCAACAGGGCATGGAGCAGCTGGCGGAGTACTTCGAGGGGCGGCGCCAGTCGTTCGCGCTGCCATTGGCGCCCGTCGGCACCCCGTTCCAACGGTGCGTCTGGGAGCAGCTGAGCCGGATTCCCTACGGCACGACATGCAGCTATACCGAGATCGCCACGCGCATCGGCCGGCTCAAGGCGCAGCGCGCCGTGGGTGCCGCCAATGGGCGCAATCCGCTGGCGATCGTGGTGCCCTGCCACCGGGTGATCGGCGGCAACGGCCGGCTGACCGGCTATGCCGGCGGGCTGCCACGCAAGGAGTGGTTGTTGCGTCACGAGCAGGCGCACCGGGAGTTCGCGCTTATAGCGGCAGATGCATGA
- the ccoN gene encoding cytochrome-c oxidase, cbb3-type subunit I, translating to MSTAFEHPTYNYKVVRQFAIMTVVWGIVGMTLGVILAAQLIWPELNLGLPWTSFGRLRPLHTNAVIFAFGGSALFATSYYVVQRTCQTRLISDKLAAFTFWGWQAVIVAAVISLPLGYTTSKEYAELEWPISILIAVVWVSYAAVFLGTIKIRKTPHIYVANWFFAAFILTVAVLHIVNNLAIPVTAMKSYSIYAGAIDAMVQWWYGHNAVGFFLTAGFLGMMYYFVPKQAERPIYSYRLSIVHFWALIIIYMWAGPHHLHYTALPDWAQSLGMVMSIILLAPSWGGMINGMMTLSGAWHKLRTDPTLRFLVVALSFYGMSTFEGPMMAIKTVNALSHYTDWTIGHVHAGALGWVAMITIGSIYHLIPRLYGQSEMYSVKLVAVHFWLATIGTVLYIAAMWVNGIMQGLMWRAVNADGTLMYTFIESVEASSPGYVVRWIGGLFWITGMMLMALNTYMTIKRSAAAEQPLPQTA from the coding sequence ATGAGCACAGCATTTGAACACCCGACCTACAACTACAAAGTAGTTCGGCAGTTCGCGATCATGACGGTGGTCTGGGGCATCGTGGGCATGACCCTCGGTGTCATTCTGGCTGCCCAGTTGATCTGGCCCGAACTGAATCTTGGATTGCCGTGGACGAGCTTCGGACGCTTGCGCCCGCTGCACACCAATGCGGTGATCTTCGCCTTCGGTGGCTCGGCGCTGTTCGCCACCTCCTACTATGTCGTGCAACGGACCTGTCAGACGCGCCTGATATCGGACAAGCTTGCCGCCTTTACGTTCTGGGGCTGGCAGGCGGTGATCGTCGCCGCGGTCATCTCACTGCCGCTGGGCTATACCACCTCCAAGGAGTACGCCGAGCTTGAGTGGCCGATCAGCATCCTGATCGCCGTGGTGTGGGTGAGTTATGCCGCCGTGTTCCTCGGTACCATCAAGATTCGCAAGACGCCGCACATCTACGTGGCCAACTGGTTCTTCGCGGCGTTCATCCTGACCGTCGCGGTGCTGCACATCGTCAACAACCTGGCGATTCCGGTCACCGCGATGAAGTCCTACTCGATCTATGCCGGCGCCATCGACGCCATGGTGCAGTGGTGGTATGGCCACAATGCGGTAGGTTTCTTCCTGACCGCGGGCTTCCTCGGCATGATGTACTACTTCGTGCCCAAGCAGGCCGAGCGCCCGATCTACTCCTACCGCCTCTCCATTGTGCACTTCTGGGCGCTGATCATCATCTACATGTGGGCCGGCCCGCACCACCTGCACTACACCGCGCTGCCGGACTGGGCGCAGTCGCTGGGCATGGTGATGTCGATCATCCTGCTGGCTCCCTCCTGGGGCGGCATGATCAACGGCATGATGACCCTTTCCGGCGCCTGGCATAAGCTGCGCACCGATCCGACCCTGCGCTTCTTGGTCGTTGCCCTTTCGTTCTATGGCATGTCGACCTTCGAAGGTCCGATGATGGCGATCAAGACGGTCAACGCGCTCTCCCACTATACCGACTGGACCATCGGCCACGTGCATGCCGGCGCCCTGGGCTGGGTCGCGATGATCACCATCGGTTCCATCTACCACCTGATCCCGCGCCTCTATGGTCAGAGCGAGATGTACTCGGTCAAGCTGGTCGCCGTGCACTTCTGGCTCGCCACCATCGGCACCGTACTGTACATCGCCGCGATGTGGGTCAACGGCATCATGCAGGGCCTGATGTGGCGCGCCGTGAATGCCGACGGCACGCTGATGTACACCTTCATCGAGTCTGTCGAGGCCAGCAGCCCCGGTTATGTCGTGCGCTGGATCGGCGGCCTGTTCTGGATCACCGGCATGATGCTGATGGCACTCAATACCTACATGACCATCAAGCGTAGCGCTGCCGCCGAACAGCCGCTGCCGCAGACCGCCTGA
- a CDS encoding LysR family transcriptional regulator: protein MNERLLQDTALRYFLEVVRSGSINKASVKLHVAPSAISRQIARLETELKTQLFERRASGMQLTASGELLAAHARRVRLEASKIMGEIMALEGVHRGTVHLASVEGLATDFLPYVISRFRQRYAGIHFDLWVCPAAEVTQRVREGNADIGLTLSMTPQRDIKVEKRLKAPINAIVSTRHPLATKEKISLVQLTSYPLALPYADSSIRTLFDVSCSRQGLVLEPVLFSNYMNALVNFALNDGGVALFGELSVRHRLDHENLVVIPIKDRELSSRYIEIQTLADRLLPKSVATFLGDVCQMMS from the coding sequence ATGAATGAACGCCTACTGCAGGATACAGCCCTGCGCTACTTCCTTGAGGTGGTACGCAGCGGATCCATCAACAAGGCATCCGTGAAGCTGCATGTCGCGCCATCGGCCATCAGCCGTCAAATTGCGCGACTCGAAACGGAGCTGAAGACTCAACTATTCGAGCGACGCGCCTCGGGCATGCAGCTGACCGCCTCCGGGGAGCTGCTGGCCGCGCATGCCCGGCGCGTGCGTCTGGAAGCCTCGAAGATCATGGGTGAAATCATGGCGCTGGAGGGAGTGCACCGCGGCACGGTGCATCTAGCCAGCGTCGAGGGCCTGGCAACGGACTTCCTACCCTATGTAATCAGTCGCTTTCGGCAACGCTATGCCGGCATTCATTTCGACCTATGGGTATGTCCCGCCGCCGAGGTCACCCAACGCGTACGTGAAGGGAATGCTGATATCGGCCTGACGCTAAGCATGACCCCACAGCGAGACATCAAGGTCGAAAAACGCTTGAAGGCACCGATCAACGCAATCGTCAGTACAAGACACCCGCTCGCCACCAAGGAGAAGATCTCGCTTGTGCAGTTAACTTCCTACCCGCTGGCCCTGCCCTATGCCGACTCATCCATACGCACCCTGTTTGACGTCAGCTGCAGTCGCCAAGGCCTGGTACTGGAGCCGGTACTGTTCAGCAATTACATGAACGCCCTGGTCAACTTCGCGCTCAACGATGGTGGCGTGGCCCTGTTCGGCGAACTCTCCGTTCGCCACCGGCTCGACCATGAAAACCTGGTGGTGATTCCAATCAAGGACAGGGAGCTCAGCTCCCGCTATATCGAAATCCAGACATTGGCGGACCGCCTTTTACCCAAAAGCGTGGCGACCTTTCTAGGCGATGTCTGTCAGATGATGTCCTAG
- a CDS encoding metallophosphoesterase — protein sequence MFNDIRLDTPIGVIADTHGLLRDDALALLDGCGLLLHLGDVGSREEDDRILERLAELAPLYTVRGNIDTPAWAERMPMRQDLVVNGWRLHLVHILADFDPDTPCDAVLHGHSHKPRNEWREGRLLFNPGAAGKRRFKLPITLGKLWVDDRGLRGAVMHLPL from the coding sequence ATGTTCAATGACATCAGGCTCGATACACCTATCGGCGTGATTGCCGACACCCACGGCCTGCTGCGCGACGATGCGCTGGCGCTGTTGGACGGGTGCGGCTTGCTGCTGCATCTGGGCGACGTGGGGAGCCGGGAGGAAGACGATAGGATTCTCGAGCGGCTGGCAGAGCTGGCGCCGCTCTACACCGTGCGCGGCAATATCGACACCCCGGCCTGGGCCGAGCGCATGCCGATGCGTCAGGATCTCGTGGTCAATGGCTGGCGGCTGCACCTAGTGCATATCCTTGCTGATTTCGATCCGGATACGCCTTGCGATGCCGTGCTTCATGGCCACTCCCACAAGCCGCGCAACGAATGGCGAGAGGGCAGGCTGCTGTTCAATCCCGGTGCCGCTGGCAAGCGTCGCTTTAAATTACCGATTACGCTTGGCAAGTTATGGGTCGATGATCGCGGCTTGCGCGGGGCGGTCATGCATCTGCCGCTATAA
- a CDS encoding squalene/phytoene synthase family protein, whose amino-acid sequence MNEPLVKHAAATIQAGSKSFATAARLFDARTRRSAIMLYAWCRHCDDVIDSQQLGFAHAQQAPDSAARQLADPRHRPALAGVAARLIETAEPYYRSALGGLPALPLRSAWAIATAHGVYREIGMKVKAQGARAWEHRVSTSKGEKLRLLAQGTRLALSSRGEKSDPRPAYLWQRPL is encoded by the coding sequence ATGAACGAGCCACTGGTCAAGCACGCCGCCGCAACGATACAGGCCGGCTCGAAAAGCTTCGCCACCGCCGCGCGCCTGTTCGATGCAAGAACCCGGCGCAGCGCGATAATGCTCTATGCCTGGTGCCGCCACTGCGACGACGTGATCGATAGCCAGCAGCTGGGGTTCGCCCATGCGCAGCAAGCGCCTGACAGTGCGGCCAGGCAGCTGGCCGACCCGCGCCACCGGCCAGCGCTGGCCGGTGTAGCGGCACGCCTGATCGAGACCGCCGAGCCCTATTACCGCTCCGCCCTTGGTGGGTTGCCAGCCCTGCCGCTGCGCTCGGCCTGGGCGATCGCCACGGCCCATGGGGTCTATCGCGAGATCGGCATGAAGGTGAAGGCGCAAGGCGCGAGGGCCTGGGAGCACCGTGTATCGACGAGCAAGGGAGAGAAACTTCGGCTACTCGCCCAAGGCACACGACTTGCACTCAGCTCTCGCGGCGAGAAATCCGATCCGCGTCCGGCCTATCTCTGGCAGCGGCCTCTTTAG
- a CDS encoding polyprenyl synthetase family protein, whose protein sequence is MSLSSTHLLAEEPSRAEFAEIRDRIDRRLSQLLPEVANGESLAQAMRTSVLSSGKRVRPTLLILAGQGLGSESPALLDLGCAVEMVHTASLILDDMPCMDNASLRRGQPTTHRQFGEDVAMLAAVALLSRAFGLIATIEALPPDQRTQLVVRLSECVGMQGLAKGQYLDLHEGVQPRSVDAVMASNDLKTGVLFETAIAMAAIVAAAPGPVAEGPLGAEEAQRRLAEHLWKTERCLTEVYGNERLINLYVQKLFARLRP, encoded by the coding sequence ATGAGCCTATCGTCGACACACCTACTTGCCGAGGAGCCGAGCCGTGCTGAGTTCGCCGAGATCCGCGACAGGATCGATCGACGACTCTCGCAGCTGCTGCCCGAGGTAGCCAATGGAGAGTCGCTGGCGCAGGCGATGCGTACCAGTGTGCTTTCATCGGGCAAGCGTGTTCGCCCCACTCTACTGATCCTAGCTGGCCAGGGGCTTGGCAGCGAGTCCCCGGCACTGCTTGATCTAGGTTGTGCGGTGGAAATGGTCCACACCGCATCGCTGATTCTCGACGACATGCCATGCATGGACAACGCGAGCCTGCGGCGCGGCCAGCCAACCACGCATCGCCAGTTTGGCGAGGACGTGGCGATGCTCGCCGCCGTGGCGCTTCTGAGTCGGGCGTTTGGGCTGATCGCCACCATCGAGGCGCTGCCGCCCGACCAGCGTACCCAGCTGGTGGTTCGCTTGTCGGAGTGCGTGGGGATGCAAGGCTTGGCCAAGGGGCAGTACCTGGATCTGCATGAGGGGGTCCAGCCGCGCTCGGTCGATGCCGTGATGGCCAGCAACGATCTGAAAACCGGTGTGTTGTTCGAGACGGCCATCGCAATGGCCGCCATCGTCGCTGCGGCGCCCGGGCCGGTCGCCGAGGGGCCGCTCGGGGCGGAGGAGGCCCAGCGGCGCCTGGCCGAGCACCTATGGAAGACCGAACGCTGTCTGACCGAGGTCTATGGCAATGAGCGCCTCATCAATCTCTATGTGCAGAAGCTCTTTGCACGCCTTCGACCATGA
- the ccoO gene encoding cytochrome-c oxidase, cbb3-type subunit II produces MKHEIVEKNVGLLAVLILVVISFGGLAEIVPLFFQEDTTEPVDGLQPYSALELEGRDIYIREGCVGCHSQMIRPFRAETERYGHYSVAGEFVYDHNFLWGSKRTGPDLARVGGRYSDDWHRAHMYNPRDVVPESIMPAYPWLFSNTLDGETTPRKMEALRRLGVPYTDEDITNATSQVRGQQEITALIAYLQQLGTVLEGTR; encoded by the coding sequence ATGAAACATGAAATCGTCGAAAAGAACGTAGGCCTTCTCGCAGTGCTGATTCTGGTGGTGATCAGCTTCGGCGGGCTGGCCGAGATCGTGCCGCTGTTCTTCCAGGAGGATACCACGGAGCCGGTGGATGGCCTGCAGCCCTACTCGGCGCTGGAGCTCGAGGGACGCGACATCTACATCCGTGAGGGCTGCGTGGGGTGCCATTCGCAGATGATCCGTCCGTTCCGCGCCGAGACCGAGCGCTATGGTCACTACAGCGTGGCGGGCGAGTTCGTCTATGACCACAACTTCCTGTGGGGCTCCAAGCGTACCGGGCCCGACCTCGCTCGGGTCGGCGGCCGCTACAGTGACGACTGGCACCGTGCACACATGTACAACCCGCGCGATGTGGTACCGGAGTCGATCATGCCGGCCTATCCATGGCTGTTCAGCAACACTCTCGATGGCGAAACCACGCCGCGCAAGATGGAAGCACTACGACGTCTAGGGGTCCCCTACACCGATGAGGACATCACCAATGCCACCAGCCAGGTACGTGGCCAGCAGGAGATCACCGCGCTGATCGCCTATCTGCAGCAGTTGGGCACGGTGTTGGAGGGTACTCGCTGA
- a CDS encoding alpha/beta family hydrolase, translating to MSKSQGKMHDEMAVERVAEALLEGRSGHLPIAGLGALEVCGDAHHGRVLMAHGAGAGQDSDFMRQLREKVAAQGIQVLAFEFDYMRRMQAEGRRRPPPRIDRLVDEMALWCDIVSHPQLPAPWLGGKSMGGRAASLLAARDGAEGLILCSYPFHPPGQPEKTRLSHWPLLSCPMLVLQGSRDPFGTREEAEGYPMPAHARFHFLADGEHDWKPRKVSGRTQASLIDEAAGAIAQIMRSTC from the coding sequence GTGTCGAAGTCGCAAGGTAAAATGCATGACGAGATGGCAGTCGAAAGGGTGGCGGAGGCCCTGCTCGAAGGGCGCTCCGGGCATCTGCCGATCGCCGGCCTGGGGGCGCTCGAGGTATGCGGCGACGCCCATCATGGGCGGGTGCTGATGGCGCATGGCGCGGGGGCTGGTCAGGATTCCGACTTCATGCGGCAGCTGCGTGAAAAGGTCGCCGCGCAGGGCATTCAGGTGCTCGCCTTCGAGTTCGACTATATGCGTCGAATGCAGGCAGAAGGGCGGCGTAGGCCCCCTCCTCGCATTGATCGACTGGTCGATGAAATGGCGCTCTGGTGTGACATCGTGTCACACCCGCAACTGCCGGCCCCTTGGCTTGGCGGCAAGTCCATGGGTGGGCGTGCCGCTAGCTTGTTGGCGGCACGCGATGGCGCCGAGGGTCTGATCCTTTGCAGCTATCCGTTTCATCCGCCTGGACAGCCCGAGAAGACGCGCCTTTCGCACTGGCCGCTATTGAGCTGTCCGATGCTGGTGCTTCAGGGAAGCCGCGATCCGTTCGGCACTCGTGAGGAGGCGGAGGGTTACCCTATGCCCGCCCATGCTCGCTTTCACTTTCTGGCCGATGGTGAGCATGACTGGAAGCCACGCAAGGTATCCGGGCGAACCCAGGCATCGCTGATCGACGAAGCGGCCGGAGCCATTGCGCAGATCATGCGATCCACCTGCTAA
- a CDS encoding AlkA N-terminal domain-containing protein, with protein MLDAELCRQARLARDARFDGRFFTAVKSTGIYCRPICPATPPLERNVVYFPSAVAAARAGFRPCLRCRPDSAPDSPAWLGSQITLERALRLIDEGALRKGSLSQLCTRLGIGERYLRKLFQQRFGVSPKTYALYRQCLFAKQLLHQSSLPVTEVAYASGFGSLRRFNAAFKTHVGLTPREVRRIDTHASRPISQALELHLAYRSPFAWETLRDFFARRHLAGLEWVGDDHYGRCFIWQGVHGRFTARHEPEHHRFAVQLELDDIGALSPVVRQIRRMLDLDADTAVIEAHLAQAIPGLALIEGLRLPNVWSLFEAGVRAILGQQVSVTAAHRLATTLVERLGDAAPEGRRHFPTPEQVAASDLLFLGMPGARRETLKRFAQWYANAEHPHDTEAWTTLKGIGPWTANYAAMRGGGHPDIWLGGDLGIKKALASLGDADPAAAAPWRSYLTLQLWSRPLG; from the coding sequence ATGCTGGACGCCGAGCTATGCCGCCAGGCACGTCTGGCGCGGGATGCCCGTTTCGACGGGCGCTTCTTCACCGCCGTGAAGAGCACCGGCATCTACTGCCGGCCGATCTGTCCGGCCACGCCGCCGCTTGAACGCAACGTCGTCTATTTCCCCAGTGCCGTGGCCGCCGCCCGGGCGGGCTTTCGTCCCTGCCTGCGCTGTCGGCCGGATAGCGCGCCGGACTCCCCCGCCTGGCTCGGCAGCCAGATCACTCTCGAGCGTGCGCTCAGGCTGATCGACGAGGGCGCCTTGCGCAAGGGCTCGCTCAGCCAGCTTTGCACCCGGCTTGGCATTGGCGAGCGCTATCTGCGTAAACTGTTCCAGCAGCGCTTCGGCGTATCGCCCAAGACCTATGCGCTCTACCGCCAGTGCCTGTTCGCCAAGCAGCTGCTGCATCAAAGCTCACTGCCGGTCACCGAGGTGGCCTACGCAAGCGGCTTCGGCAGCCTCAGGCGCTTCAACGCCGCCTTCAAGACCCATGTCGGACTGACCCCGCGCGAGGTGAGACGTATCGATACGCATGCTTCCCGACCCATCTCCCAGGCGCTCGAGCTGCACCTGGCCTATCGCTCCCCCTTTGCCTGGGAGACACTGCGCGACTTCTTCGCGCGCCGTCATCTGGCGGGACTGGAGTGGGTGGGCGACGACCACTATGGCCGCTGCTTCATCTGGCAGGGCGTGCATGGCCGCTTCACCGCGCGCCATGAGCCCGAGCATCACCGCTTCGCCGTGCAACTCGAGCTCGACGATATCGGGGCACTCTCGCCGGTGGTGCGCCAGATCCGCCGCATGCTCGACCTCGATGCCGATACCGCCGTCATCGAGGCGCACCTTGCCCAGGCGATACCCGGCCTTGCATTGATAGAGGGGCTACGCCTGCCCAACGTGTGGAGCCTGTTCGAGGCCGGCGTGCGTGCCATTCTCGGCCAGCAGGTCTCGGTCACCGCCGCCCACCGGCTGGCCACCACCCTGGTCGAGCGGCTGGGCGATGCCGCCCCCGAAGGCCGGCGCCACTTCCCCACACCCGAGCAGGTCGCGGCAAGCGACCTGCTCTTCCTCGGCATGCCCGGTGCACGGCGCGAGACGCTCAAGCGCTTCGCGCAGTGGTACGCCAATGCCGAACACCCCCACGACACCGAGGCCTGGACTACCCTCAAGGGGATCGGGCCGTGGACGGCGAACTACGCCGCCATGCGCGGCGGCGGGCATCCCGATATCTGGCTGGGGGGCGATCTCGGCATCAAGAAGGCGCTGGCCTCGCTCGGCGACGCCGATCCGGCCGCCGCCGCGCCTTGGCGCAGCTATCTCACCCTGCAGCTCTGGTCTCGACCACTGGGTTGA
- a CDS encoding AraC family transcriptional regulator yields MTIRPFSPPHERMVERLSRLAPHEGYTQSLLEGVRFMRSNRSLRHTPVLYEPSIVIVCQGRKRGYLGDEVYLYDALHYLVLSVPLPFTSETEASPEEPMLAISIRLDMAVVAELVFMLDQSDARSTAPPRGILSTPLGAPMADATLRLLETLASPMEAQVLAPGIVREICYRILVGEQGGSVRAALAHQGQFGRIAKALHRIHADYAESLEVGRLASEVGMSTAVFHVHFKAVTQTSPLQYIKSTRLHQARLMMIRDSLPAAAAAARVGYESPSQFSREFKRFFGRPPGEEVREMKASLALLPPAQVAGLAPLAS; encoded by the coding sequence ATGACGATACGACCTTTCTCCCCTCCCCATGAGCGAATGGTCGAGCGGCTGTCTCGGCTCGCACCGCACGAAGGCTATACCCAGTCACTGCTGGAAGGGGTGCGCTTCATGCGTTCGAACCGCTCGTTGAGGCATACGCCGGTGCTGTATGAGCCAAGCATCGTGATCGTGTGCCAGGGGCGAAAGCGGGGCTACTTGGGCGATGAGGTGTATCTCTACGATGCCTTGCACTACCTCGTGCTGTCGGTGCCGCTTCCGTTTACCTCGGAAACCGAGGCAAGCCCCGAGGAGCCGATGCTGGCCATTTCGATTCGCCTGGACATGGCCGTGGTGGCGGAACTTGTGTTCATGCTGGATCAGTCGGATGCGCGTTCGACGGCGCCGCCGCGGGGCATACTCTCCACACCGCTTGGTGCGCCCATGGCAGATGCAACGCTGAGACTGCTCGAGACGTTGGCCTCGCCCATGGAGGCGCAGGTGCTGGCGCCGGGGATCGTGCGGGAGATCTGTTACCGCATACTGGTCGGCGAGCAGGGAGGAAGCGTACGCGCCGCTCTGGCTCATCAAGGGCAATTCGGCAGGATCGCCAAGGCGCTACATCGTATCCACGCGGATTATGCCGAATCCCTGGAGGTGGGGCGTCTGGCCAGTGAAGTCGGCATGAGTACCGCGGTCTTTCATGTCCACTTCAAGGCGGTGACGCAGACCTCACCGCTTCAGTACATCAAGTCGACGCGGCTGCATCAGGCCCGGCTGATGATGATCCGGGATAGCCTGCCCGCAGCAGCGGCCGCCGCCAGGGTGGGCTATGAGAGTCCTTCGCAGTTCAGCCGCGAGTTCAAGCGCTTCTTCGGTCGGCCTCCCGGCGAGGAGGTGCGTGAAATGAAAGCCTCGCTCGCGCTGCTGCCCCCGGCGCAGGTGGCGGGCTTGGCACCGCTCGCATCATGA
- a CDS encoding ABC transporter substrate-binding protein, with translation MLMSTVLRKARDLPRSIAILGLAGSLALATTAASAQTTVNAVMHSALRILDPVASSATIVRNHGYMVFDTLLGVNEALEPQPQMADWAISDDGLTYTFTLRDGLTWHDGESVTAADCVASLRRWAQYDAGGQLLMARINRLEVLDEESFVLEFASPFNGVIDLLAKPSAVPAFMMPERLASIPDGEMIPEQIGSGPFRFVAEEFQPGNRVVSNPRPPA, from the coding sequence ATGCTCATGTCTACCGTATTGCGTAAGGCGCGCGACTTGCCGCGTTCCATCGCCATCCTCGGCCTGGCTGGCAGCCTGGCCCTTGCAACTACCGCCGCCTCCGCGCAGACCACGGTAAATGCCGTGATGCACTCGGCGCTGCGCATTCTCGATCCTGTCGCCAGCAGCGCCACCATCGTGCGTAACCACGGCTACATGGTCTTCGATACCCTGCTCGGCGTGAACGAAGCCCTGGAGCCGCAGCCGCAGATGGCCGATTGGGCAATATCTGACGATGGCCTGACGTATACATTTACCCTGCGCGACGGGCTCACCTGGCACGATGGCGAGTCGGTGACCGCCGCCGATTGTGTCGCCTCGCTGCGGCGCTGGGCACAGTACGATGCAGGTGGCCAGCTGTTGATGGCTCGTATAAACCGTCTCGAGGTCCTCGATGAGGAGAGTTTCGTCCTGGAATTTGCCTCGCCTTTCAATGGCGTCATCGACCTATTGGCCAAGCCCTCTGCGGTGCCCGCCTTCATGATGCCCGAAAGGCTCGCCTCGATCCCCGACGGCGAGATGATTCCCGAGCAGATCGGCTCCGGCCCGTTCCGCTTCGTCGCTGAGGAGTTCCAGCCCGGCAACCGGGTGGTCTCGAACCCGCGACCTCCGGCGTGA
- the fni gene encoding type 2 isopentenyl-diphosphate Delta-isomerase → MDDSELIDRKNDHLDIVLDARRAPAPADNGFWRYQFSHCALPQLNLDDIDLGTSLFGRFLRAPLLISSMTGGAERALTINRHLAEAAEALGIALAVGSQRVALQSGIDHGLTRELRSLAPSVPLMGNIGASQLLEPQGIDWARRAVEMIEADALIVHLNPLQEAVQVGGDRDWRGILEAIERLVTALEVPVVIKEVGAGISAPVARTLVEAGVSVIDVAGAGGTSWASVEAERATHPVDRQVAMAFAGWGIPTADAIQAVRHALPSTPLIASGGIRDGVEAAKAIRLGANLIGQAAAVLKSATLSSEAVIEHFEVVIRQLRIACFCTGSADLQALRQTPLTHRDNASPSG, encoded by the coding sequence ATGGACGACAGTGAGCTGATTGACCGCAAGAACGACCATCTGGATATCGTGCTGGATGCGCGACGCGCCCCGGCACCGGCGGACAACGGCTTCTGGCGCTACCAGTTCAGCCATTGCGCCCTGCCGCAGCTCAACCTTGACGATATCGACCTTGGCACCTCACTTTTTGGCCGCTTCCTGCGTGCGCCACTGCTGATCAGCTCCATGACCGGTGGTGCCGAGCGGGCACTCACCATCAACCGCCACCTCGCCGAAGCGGCCGAAGCCTTGGGTATCGCCCTCGCTGTGGGCTCACAACGGGTGGCCCTGCAATCCGGCATCGACCATGGCTTGACTCGCGAGCTGCGCAGCCTCGCGCCCAGCGTGCCGCTGATGGGCAATATCGGCGCCTCGCAGCTGCTCGAGCCACAAGGGATCGACTGGGCACGTCGCGCCGTCGAGATGATCGAGGCCGACGCCTTGATCGTGCATCTCAATCCGCTTCAGGAGGCCGTTCAGGTGGGCGGCGACCGCGACTGGCGCGGCATACTCGAAGCGATCGAAAGGCTGGTGACGGCGCTCGAGGTGCCGGTGGTGATCAAGGAGGTAGGGGCGGGTATCTCGGCCCCGGTCGCCCGCACGCTGGTGGAGGCCGGCGTATCGGTCATCGATGTGGCCGGCGCAGGCGGTACCAGCTGGGCCTCGGTAGAGGCGGAGCGCGCCACGCATCCGGTCGACAGGCAGGTGGCCATGGCCTTTGCCGGCTGGGGCATCCCCACCGCCGACGCCATTCAGGCGGTGCGCCATGCCCTGCCCAGCACCCCGTTGATCGCCTCGGGGGGCATTCGTGATGGCGTGGAAGCCGCCAAGGCGATACGCCTGGGGGCCAATCTGATCGGGCAGGCGGCGGCGGTACTCAAGAGTGCCACCCTCTCCAGCGAGGCGGTGATCGAGCACTTCGAGGTGGTGATACGCCAGCTGCGTATTGCCTGTTTCTGTACCGGTAGCGCCGATCTGCAGGCATTGCGTCAAACGCCGCTGACCCATCGGGACAACGCGAGCCCGAGTGGCTGA